The Chroicocephalus ridibundus chromosome 3, bChrRid1.1, whole genome shotgun sequence genome has a segment encoding these proteins:
- the ESCO2 gene encoding N-acetyltransferase ESCO2, translated as MAAALRRSDEDMAAVTPQKRSCSSTDTDGSSLAFETPVKKKMLGFAEGRSPLKKSRNNWFASQIKWSSSSSDEMRDNEDENQKPVLSRRLDISPLQATSVPAAAQREPLGQFSPKTAASYKPLVPVVSFYSKEKRYLTPLERKQLNENRSLRERSRDENLPAASRTEKMNVNSSRNASSKPSKHATSSKHGKTLPKTLKKAKGDIPPGKPSVEKENVNCLIKKKMDSPFRVLSMTVKPALKLQLGAAFFSAGKKSHSKKPVVDTKSLQGDPKSLQENSQPAPPTTAKSNSADRNKILEAGGVLRRISVPQKKENANEEDSKSCGNQERDSAHEGKRSPQKSGSNPSPFGASWSAGDSDTENVDVDEIGSSKSRESDDCIMPSSQSPPKGNKRASPSSAVVYPIFTAPPSSKKRTQAVLDELNSPFGSNPPAKTPHTSQKSKKAKELSKRSRDQMIIDAGQKHFGAVVCKSCGMIYTAASPEDEAQHIQHHERFLEALRYVGWKKERVVAEFWDGKIVLILPNDPKYAVKKAEDVREIVDNELGFKQVSLSCPAKTKIYLFVSNEKMIVGCLVAESIKQAFRVLSEPGAMLSPEQDQDVLQHQRAWRCSTEPEPAVCGISRIWVFGPRRGKGIARRMVDAVRSTFMYGCYLGAHEIAFSDPTPDGKLFATKYCQTPRFLVYNFMYS; from the exons GCGCTCTGATGAAGACATGGCAGCTGTTACGCCgcagaaaaggagctgcagtTCTACGGATACCGATGG ttcaTCCTTAGCCTTTGAGACTCCTgtgaaaaaaaagatgctggGCTTTGCTGAAGGTCGGTCTCCGCTCAAGAAATCAAGAAATAATTGGTTTGCTTCTCAAATAAAATGGTCATCGAGCTCTAGTGATGAGATGAGAGACAATGAGGATGAAAATCAGAAGCCGGTGCTGTCGAGGAGGTTGGATATTTCACCCCTCCAGGCCACCAGTGTTCCCGCAGCCGCACAGAGGGAGCCGTTGGGGCAATTCTCCCCAAAAACTGCTGCCTCCTACAAGCCCCTTGTGCCTGTGGTGTCTTTTTACAGCAAGGAAAAACGATACCTTACTCCTCTTGAGAGGAAACAACTGAACGAGAACCGCTCTttgagggagaggagcagggatgaaaatctcccagctgccagcaggactGAGAAGATGAACGTGAACTCGAGCAGGAACGCGAGCTCAAAGCCAAGCAAGCACGCGACCAGCTCCAAGCATGGCAAAACTCTCCCCAAAACGCTTAAGAAGGCCAAGGGAGACATTCCACCGGGAAAACCCAGTGTGGAGAAAGAGAATGTGAATTGCCTGATTAAAAAGAAGATGGATTCGCCCTTCAGAGTCCTGAGCATGACAGTTAAACCAGCCCTGAAACTCCAGCTGGGAGCAGCGTTCTTTTCTGCCGGGAAGAAATCGCACTCTAAAAAACCAGTTGTAGACACTAAGTCCCTGCAGGGTGACCCCAAATCTCTGCAAGAAAACAGTCAGCCCGCACCACCGACCACTGCAAAGTCTAATTCAGCAGACAGAAACAAAATTCTTGAGGCGGGAGGGGTATTGAGAAGGATTTCTGTGCctcagaagaaggaaaatgcaaacGAGGAGGACTCTAAGAGCTGTGGAAATCAAGAGAGAGATTCGGCACATGAAGGAAAAAGATCTCCACAGAAAAGCGGGAGCAACCCTAGTCCGTTTGGGGCTTCCTGGTCTGCAGGAGACAGCGATACAGAGAATGTG GATGTTGATGAAATCGGTTCTTCTAAAAGCCGTGAGTCAGATGATTGCATTATGCCTTCAAGCCAATCTCCGCCAAAGGGGAATAAGCGAG CATCTCCTTCAAGTGCTGTTGTCTACCCCATATTCACTGCACCCCCCAGCAGCAAGAAAAG gaCACAGGCTGTGCTGGATGAATTGAATTCTCCGTTCGGGTCCAACCCACCTGCAAAAACACCTCACACCTCGCAGAAAAGCAAGAAGGCGAAAGAGCTCAGCAAGCGCTCCAGGGATCAGATGATCATT GATGCTGGTCAGAAGCATTTTGGCGCTGTAGTTTGCAAGTCGTGCGGCATGATCTACACGGCTGCAAGCCCGGAGGATGAAGCCCAGCACATCCAGCACCACGAGAGGTTCCTGGAGGCGCTCAGATACGTG GGTTGGAAGAAAGAACGGGTCGTGGCAGAGTTCTGGGATGGGAAAATTGTATTGATTCTTCCAAATGACCCAAAATATGCCGTCAAGAAG GCAGAAGACGTGCGGGAGATCGTAGATAATGAATTGGGGTTTAAGCAAGTTTCGTTGAGCTGCCCAGCCAAGACCAAAATATACTTGTTTGTGTCCAATGAGAAGATGATTGTTGGGTGCTTAGTGGCTGAATCAATCAAGCAG GCTTTCCGGGTGCTGTCAGAGCCAGGAGCCATGCTGTCGCCCGAGCAGGACCAGGATGTGCTGCAGCACCAGCGGGCTTGGCGCTGCTCCACGGAGCCAGAACCCGCTGTCTGCGGCATCAGCAGGATCTGGGTGTTCGGGCCGAGGCGCGGGAAGGGCATTGCCCGTCGCATGGTGGACGCGGTCAG GAGCACCTTCATGTACGGCTGCTACCTCGGCGCCCACGAAATCGCCTTCTCCGACCCCACGCCGGACGGCAAGCTGTTTGCGACGAAATACTGCCAAACCCCGCGCTTCCTTGTGTACAATTTTATGTATAGTTAA